A single window of Puniceicoccaceae bacterium DNA harbors:
- the nrfH gene encoding cytochrome c nitrite reductase small subunit, which translates to MNQPRSSRSFKIPLTLAGFVLVVLLGATAGVGSYTFQYAEGLSYFSKDPAACKNCHIMDPQYDSWLKSSHHTVATCVDCHLPHDFIGKYIAKAENGYFHSKAFTFQDHPEPIIIKPKNARILQQNCVDCHESLIGDMVHGASHAEDAVSCVHCHRSVGHGDAVGMGRWDPQIETSAKELKP; encoded by the coding sequence ATGAACCAACCCCGATCATCCCGTTCCTTTAAAATTCCCCTGACCCTGGCGGGTTTTGTTTTGGTAGTCTTGCTCGGCGCAACGGCCGGAGTGGGATCGTACACCTTTCAATACGCAGAAGGACTCTCGTATTTCAGCAAGGACCCGGCGGCCTGCAAGAACTGCCACATCATGGATCCACAGTATGATTCCTGGCTCAAAAGCTCGCACCACACGGTTGCCACCTGTGTGGACTGTCACCTGCCCCATGATTTCATTGGCAAATACATCGCCAAGGCGGAAAACGGATACTTCCACTCCAAGGCCTTTACCTTTCAGGATCACCCCGAACCCATCATCATCAAACCCAAAAACGCGCGCATCCTTCAACAGAACTGCGTGGACTGCCACGAATCCCTGATCGGTGACATGGTGCATGGAGCATCCCACGCGGAGGATGCCGTGAGCTGTGTGCACTGCCACCGATCTGTCGGGCATGGAGATGCCGTCGGCATGGGCCGCTGGGATCCTCAGATCGAAACTTCAGCCAAGGAATTAAAACCATGA
- a CDS encoding NnrS family protein: MNPSLRQLILSEPFRVLFPMGMLIAILSVSLWPLHSWGWVTVYPSLMHARTLMLGFVGGAVIGFFCTAYPRLIGVKGLSAPQFIIVMLLWLGSQIAYFANAIAWGDGISLALWTLIPVSAALNLRRRTDCPPPGFILVAAGLLSLWCALALRVIAWNMGEAWSGAYVTSRVLMYEAFPTLLILGVAPFFFPKIMGGPAPHSFPESRTLPVGWVRPARWAIAAVLVSLLGYLLKASHEFWGSLIAAIAVIAYAVKEIPLWVREPECHGAMAWGLTLGMISLLLGSMAPLLSPALRLGLYHLLAVGGVSLILFIVSIRVTCGHGGVVHQTAGWHLWIVAIGMLLPVAAVLRISADLWTQLREANLFFAAVALILSVGIWLVKMGPLLWQAETVSQGTPTETEAPNTSELPNDSPHT, encoded by the coding sequence ATGAATCCCTCCCTGCGACAACTGATCCTGAGCGAACCCTTCCGTGTCCTCTTTCCGATGGGCATGCTCATCGCGATCCTGAGTGTGAGCCTATGGCCACTGCACTCCTGGGGATGGGTGACGGTGTATCCTTCACTGATGCATGCGCGCACCTTGATGCTTGGATTTGTGGGAGGTGCGGTGATCGGATTCTTTTGTACCGCCTATCCACGACTGATCGGGGTGAAAGGGCTGAGTGCACCCCAATTCATCATCGTCATGTTACTTTGGCTGGGGTCTCAGATTGCCTATTTTGCCAATGCGATTGCCTGGGGAGACGGGATATCGCTGGCACTGTGGACTCTGATTCCAGTGAGCGCTGCCCTGAACCTGCGCCGTCGCACCGATTGTCCACCGCCGGGATTCATCCTGGTCGCAGCGGGACTGCTTTCCCTTTGGTGTGCGTTGGCCCTGCGTGTGATTGCCTGGAATATGGGTGAAGCGTGGAGCGGTGCCTATGTCACATCGCGGGTATTGATGTATGAAGCCTTTCCGACACTCTTGATCCTGGGGGTTGCCCCATTTTTCTTTCCCAAAATCATGGGAGGACCTGCCCCACACAGCTTTCCGGAATCCCGCACGCTACCTGTCGGGTGGGTGCGTCCTGCCCGCTGGGCAATCGCGGCTGTGCTGGTGAGTCTGCTCGGGTATCTCCTGAAAGCCAGCCACGAATTCTGGGGTTCCCTGATCGCTGCCATTGCCGTGATTGCATATGCAGTGAAAGAAATTCCGCTTTGGGTGCGGGAACCCGAATGCCACGGCGCGATGGCCTGGGGTCTGACACTGGGCATGATCAGCCTGTTGCTCGGTTCGATGGCTCCGTTGCTATCTCCAGCCCTTCGTTTGGGACTCTACCATCTGCTTGCGGTTGGCGGTGTGTCCTTGATCCTGTTCATTGTTTCCATCCGCGTGACCTGCGGACACGGTGGAGTCGTGCACCAGACTGCGGGCTGGCACTTGTGGATCGTCGCCATTGGAATGTTGCTGCCTGTTGCTGCAGTGCTTCGAATTTCTGCCGATTTATGGACCCAGCTCAGAGAGGCGAATCTGTTCTTTGCTGCTGTTGCATTGATCCTCTCTGTTGGGATTTGGCTGGTGAAAATGGGTCCGCTACTCTGGCAAGCGGAGACGGTTTCCCAGGGAACACCGACAGAAACTGAGGCCCCGAATACCTCCGAACTTCCGAACGACAGCCCCCACACTTGA
- a CDS encoding Crp/Fnr family transcriptional regulator — protein MDTAYRQDMIAYTLSKSVFASELKPSDIQELAQVCSLRSLSKDEYLFHRGDPAAGFFIVHNGAIKVHRVLADGREQVVHVFRQLESFAEIALSGTLEYPVSASAVESSQVICVESEKLRELVHRIPDLSLRIIASMSLHLKFLVGKLERQRFQQADGRLADWILEQCAAEGGEQFELKVKKKNIASQLGVTSETFSRTLQQFKKSGWISENGKRWWVRDESSLRRCATQHE, from the coding sequence ATGGACACAGCCTACCGACAGGACATGATTGCCTACACGCTGAGCAAGAGCGTGTTTGCTTCGGAATTGAAGCCTTCCGATATCCAGGAATTGGCGCAGGTATGCTCGCTTCGTTCGCTGTCGAAGGACGAATATCTGTTCCACCGGGGCGATCCGGCTGCGGGGTTTTTTATCGTGCACAACGGAGCGATCAAAGTACACCGTGTGCTTGCGGATGGTCGGGAGCAGGTGGTGCACGTCTTCCGTCAACTTGAGTCGTTTGCGGAGATCGCGCTATCGGGCACGCTGGAGTATCCCGTCAGTGCCTCGGCGGTGGAATCGAGTCAGGTGATCTGTGTGGAAAGTGAAAAACTGCGCGAGCTTGTGCATCGCATTCCAGATCTCTCGCTACGCATCATCGCCTCGATGAGTTTGCATTTGAAGTTTCTTGTGGGTAAACTCGAGCGTCAGCGTTTCCAGCAAGCGGATGGTCGGCTTGCCGACTGGATTCTGGAGCAGTGCGCTGCGGAGGGGGGCGAGCAGTTTGAGTTGAAAGTGAAAAAGAAGAACATTGCATCCCAGCTGGGTGTAACGAGTGAAACCTTTTCGCGCACCCTGCAACAATTCAAGAAATCGGGCTGGATATCGGAGAATGGCAAACGATGGTGGGTACGCGACGAATCTTCGCTTCGCCGTTGTGCGACCCAGCACGAATAA
- a CDS encoding DUF2249 domain-containing protein, with protein sequence MPHNTHIDVRPILAQGGCPFDTVLEAGKTMQEADTLTLLAPFNPVPIYEALAGIGIEFVSVHRDEAGDFTVDFCFKPLKERALSLDLDLTHLEPPQPMMRIAEEVAQAKGGQTLQFRTRFKPVHMLHSLDADSTRHACEEQEDGTWLTRILKSEVVRCEH encoded by the coding sequence ATGCCACACAACACCCACATTGACGTTCGCCCCATCCTCGCGCAGGGGGGTTGCCCATTTGATACTGTGCTCGAAGCTGGAAAAACAATGCAGGAGGCAGATACCCTGACCCTGCTTGCGCCCTTCAACCCTGTTCCCATTTACGAAGCCCTTGCTGGCATCGGCATCGAATTTGTCTCTGTTCATCGTGATGAAGCGGGCGATTTCACGGTTGATTTCTGCTTCAAACCCCTAAAGGAACGCGCACTCTCGCTCGATCTCGATCTGACCCACCTGGAACCACCTCAACCGATGATGCGCATTGCCGAAGAGGTGGCACAGGCAAAGGGCGGACAAACCCTGCAGTTTCGCACCCGTTTCAAACCCGTTCACATGCTGCATTCACTCGACGCCGACAGCACGCGCCATGCCTGTGAGGAACAGGAGGATGGCACATGGCTCACGCGCATCCTCAAGAGTGAGGTCGTTCGCTGCGAGCATTGA
- a CDS encoding metal-sulfur cluster assembly factor: MKVSETTLSKVETALTQLIDPEVGMNVVDLGLLYEVSEDGNQLFVDLIPTTAGCPLLEALTAGARALLTPAFPESDIQIRWRLDVDWTPDRIRQG, translated from the coding sequence ATGAAAGTCAGCGAAACCACCCTTTCCAAAGTTGAAACCGCACTCACCCAACTCATCGATCCCGAGGTTGGCATGAACGTGGTCGACCTCGGCCTGCTCTACGAAGTGAGCGAGGATGGCAACCAACTCTTTGTCGACCTCATCCCCACCACTGCTGGCTGCCCGCTGCTCGAAGCCCTCACCGCCGGTGCGCGCGCCCTGCTGACCCCCGCCTTCCCCGAGAGCGACATCCAGATCCGCTGGCGCCTCGACGTCGATTGGACCCCCGACCGCATCCGCCAGGGGTAG
- a CDS encoding FAD-dependent oxidoreductase, which yields MNSFVSAFKILVWCTFGITASLHSKSFDLVVYGGTSAGIATAVEASRLGKSVVLIEPTSRLGGLSTGGLGQTDIGNKQAIGGIAREFYQGIRKYYDDPENWKWQKQSDYRDGGQTRTEAGEETQWTFEPKAALNVFDVLLAGTDVRVVRNQRLNRDSGVSMQQGRIQSITMDSGESYRGSVFVDATYEGDLMAAAGVSYAVGRESSDQYGETLNGVQANHFYPTLRRGLSTNGRNHNFMPKVDPFRIPGDASSGLLPYIVEGGKPGVQGQGDRGIQAYCFRMTLTDHPENRIPFAKPEDYDELNYELLFRNYEAGYDRIPWINSAMPNRKTDTNNCDGFSTDFIGQNFDYPEASYEERQRIVEAHRSYQQGLMWTLANHPRIPAKIRGEVSRWGTCKDEYEREDGWQQQLYIREARRMISEVVMTQHHCEGLETVEDSVGMGAYGMDSHHVQRYVDANGYVQNEGNVQAHVDSPYPISYRSVVPKRSECTNLIVPVCVSSSHIGFGSIRMEPVFMVLGQSAAVIAHLAMDQNVAVQDLDYGKLHDLLESRGQRLFP from the coding sequence ATGAATTCATTTGTATCCGCATTCAAAATCCTGGTTTGGTGCACCTTTGGGATCACTGCGAGCCTACACAGCAAATCCTTTGATCTGGTGGTATATGGAGGGACTTCAGCGGGGATCGCCACTGCAGTCGAAGCCTCAAGGCTGGGGAAATCGGTGGTGTTGATTGAACCTACCTCCCGCCTCGGAGGATTGTCCACAGGAGGTTTGGGACAGACTGATATTGGCAACAAACAGGCCATAGGAGGCATTGCCCGTGAGTTTTATCAAGGCATCCGCAAGTATTACGATGACCCGGAAAACTGGAAATGGCAGAAGCAGTCTGACTACAGGGATGGCGGGCAGACTCGAACTGAAGCGGGTGAGGAGACCCAGTGGACATTTGAACCGAAGGCAGCGCTGAACGTATTTGATGTGTTGCTGGCCGGGACTGACGTGAGGGTCGTGCGCAATCAGCGGCTCAATCGGGACAGCGGAGTCAGCATGCAACAGGGGCGCATCCAGTCGATCACCATGGACTCCGGTGAGTCGTATCGTGGTTCTGTGTTTGTCGATGCGACTTATGAGGGTGATCTCATGGCTGCCGCTGGTGTGAGTTATGCAGTTGGTCGCGAATCGAGTGATCAGTATGGGGAGACGCTCAATGGCGTGCAAGCCAACCATTTTTATCCCACCCTGCGTCGAGGACTCTCGACCAATGGACGCAACCATAATTTCATGCCGAAGGTCGATCCCTTTCGCATCCCCGGGGATGCGTCGAGTGGCTTGTTGCCATACATCGTTGAGGGTGGCAAACCCGGTGTTCAGGGTCAGGGGGATCGCGGCATCCAGGCTTACTGTTTTCGCATGACTCTGACGGATCACCCGGAAAACCGTATTCCCTTTGCTAAGCCAGAGGATTACGACGAGTTGAATTACGAATTACTCTTTCGCAACTACGAAGCAGGCTATGACCGAATCCCCTGGATCAACTCAGCAATGCCCAATCGGAAAACAGATACCAATAACTGCGATGGCTTTTCCACCGATTTTATCGGACAGAATTTTGATTATCCCGAGGCAAGTTATGAGGAGCGTCAGCGCATTGTGGAAGCACATCGGAGCTACCAGCAAGGATTGATGTGGACGTTGGCAAACCACCCACGCATCCCCGCAAAGATTCGAGGGGAAGTCTCGCGCTGGGGCACTTGCAAGGATGAATATGAACGGGAAGATGGGTGGCAGCAGCAACTCTATATCCGTGAGGCGCGGCGCATGATCAGTGAGGTTGTGATGACTCAGCACCACTGTGAGGGTTTGGAAACGGTGGAAGATTCCGTTGGGATGGGAGCCTATGGCATGGATTCGCATCATGTGCAGCGATATGTAGATGCAAATGGCTACGTGCAGAATGAGGGCAACGTGCAGGCGCATGTCGATAGCCCTTACCCGATCAGTTATCGATCCGTCGTACCCAAACGCAGTGAATGCACCAATTTGATCGTTCCGGTCTGCGTGAGTTCCAGTCACATCGGATTTGGTTCCATCCGCATGGAGCCAGTGTTTATGGTGCTTGGGCAGTCCGCTGCAGTGATAGCACATCTTGCCATGGATCAGAATGTGGCGGTGCAGGATCTTGACTATGGCAAACTGCACGATCTGCTCGAGTCTCGCGGACAACGCTTGTTTCCATGA
- a CDS encoding MFS transporter, with the protein MPSSEHPSSPELSTSQRRAIPAALLTLFLDLVGFSIVFPLFPGMLQFYLEREGTQGVLGWVLSLADRIGTLSGISESFTPVLFGGILGSLYSLLQFGMAPLWGAVSDRLGRRRVLLITVGGTALSYLLWVVAGSFWLLLLSRALGGMMSGNISVTTAAVADLSDRKGRSKAMGLVGATFGAGFVLGPALGALFVLWNPVAQFPDAAMLGLNPFSGAALGALALTLFNWIWVWKVFPETLSHELRSKAKPMREYNPFGALFAASESGVRRASFLNFFFLLSFSGMEFTLSFLGVSRFGFGVHQITAMMVFVGFVLIAVQGGLVRRLAPRLGEKPMVLAGVSLTLIGLAWMAQASSVASLYGSLSLMAIGAGMVSPCLSALLSLYASEQSQGRSMGSFRAWGALARAAGPLLAGFVFWWAGSSSAYLLGAALMLIPILIGISLPKAVK; encoded by the coding sequence ATGCCATCTTCTGAACATCCTTCCAGCCCTGAGTTATCGACTTCCCAACGCCGTGCCATCCCGGCAGCCCTCCTCACGCTCTTTCTGGATCTTGTGGGATTTTCCATCGTATTTCCCCTCTTCCCGGGCATGCTGCAATTTTACCTTGAGCGCGAGGGAACGCAAGGTGTGCTGGGCTGGGTGCTCTCCCTCGCGGATCGGATCGGCACCCTGTCGGGCATCAGCGAGTCCTTCACGCCGGTTCTGTTTGGTGGCATCCTCGGCAGCCTGTATTCCCTGCTGCAGTTTGGCATGGCGCCGCTGTGGGGAGCGGTTTCGGACCGGTTGGGTCGACGCCGTGTGCTGTTGATAACGGTGGGTGGTACCGCGCTGAGCTACCTGCTCTGGGTGGTGGCGGGTTCCTTCTGGCTGCTGCTGCTCTCTCGCGCTCTGGGCGGCATGATGAGCGGGAATATCTCGGTGACCACGGCTGCCGTGGCGGATCTTTCCGACCGGAAGGGACGTTCGAAAGCCATGGGTCTGGTGGGTGCCACATTCGGGGCTGGTTTTGTGCTGGGACCCGCCTTGGGAGCCTTGTTTGTGCTTTGGAATCCGGTCGCACAGTTCCCGGATGCCGCAATGCTGGGACTGAATCCGTTCTCCGGTGCAGCCCTCGGCGCACTGGCGCTGACACTCTTCAACTGGATATGGGTGTGGAAGGTGTTTCCGGAAACCCTGTCGCACGAACTGCGCTCCAAAGCCAAACCCATGCGCGAATACAATCCGTTCGGTGCGCTCTTTGCCGCATCGGAGAGCGGTGTTCGACGTGCAAGTTTTCTGAATTTCTTTTTCCTGCTCTCATTCAGTGGTATGGAGTTCACGCTCTCGTTTCTGGGCGTCAGCCGCTTTGGATTTGGGGTGCACCAAATCACCGCGATGATGGTATTTGTCGGATTTGTGCTCATTGCTGTGCAAGGCGGATTGGTAAGACGTCTGGCTCCGCGACTGGGGGAGAAACCGATGGTTCTCGCAGGCGTGTCCCTCACCCTTATCGGTCTGGCCTGGATGGCCCAGGCGTCCAGTGTCGCGTCGCTCTACGGCTCACTCTCGCTGATGGCAATCGGAGCGGGCATGGTCTCGCCCTGCCTTTCCGCCCTGCTCTCGCTCTACGCCAGTGAGCAATCCCAGGGTCGTTCCATGGGCAGCTTTCGCGCATGGGGTGCACTTGCGCGAGCAGCGGGTCCGCTCTTGGCTGGATTTGTTTTTTGGTGGGCGGGTTCCAGTTCCGCCTACCTCCTGGGGGCTGCCCTGATGCTGATCCCGATCCTCATCGGCATCAGCCTGCCCAAAGCGGTGAAGTGA
- a CDS encoding S1-like domain-containing RNA-binding protein, translating to MARIGEFNQLAISRESDIGLYLDGGEHGEILLPSAQVPVGVMPYHTLQVFLYFDTGDRLIATTRMPYVTVGTFAYLEVVDVHPKLGAFLDWGLPKNLLLPFGQMEDKVVPGQGLVVTVLRDPETDRLAATTRIRRLIDLTPAEYEVNEAVDLLVLDETDLGYNAIVNHRHRGLLYHSELAEALDYGATLRGYVARVREDGKIDLRRDPSGISRKGDMAEKIFAELEQSGGFLPFNDHSSPASIRDRFSMSKKAFKQGIAALYRQRRIQITERGIQRVLQ from the coding sequence ATGGCACGCATTGGTGAATTCAATCAACTGGCGATCTCGAGGGAGTCCGACATCGGACTCTACCTCGACGGAGGTGAACACGGCGAGATACTGCTCCCATCCGCTCAGGTTCCGGTCGGTGTCATGCCTTATCACACACTCCAGGTCTTCCTCTACTTCGACACGGGGGACCGGCTGATCGCGACCACACGCATGCCCTATGTCACAGTGGGCACCTTTGCCTACCTCGAAGTCGTGGATGTGCACCCCAAACTCGGAGCCTTTCTCGACTGGGGCCTACCGAAAAACCTGCTGCTGCCCTTTGGGCAAATGGAAGACAAGGTTGTGCCGGGTCAAGGTCTTGTCGTTACCGTGTTGCGCGATCCGGAGACGGATCGCCTTGCCGCTACCACGCGCATTCGCCGCCTGATCGACCTCACCCCGGCAGAGTATGAGGTCAACGAAGCGGTCGACTTGCTGGTGCTCGATGAAACCGATTTGGGCTACAATGCGATTGTCAACCACCGCCACCGTGGATTGCTCTATCACTCAGAACTGGCCGAGGCACTCGATTATGGGGCTACGCTGCGCGGGTATGTGGCCCGCGTCAGGGAGGATGGTAAAATAGACCTGCGCCGCGACCCTTCCGGTATTTCGCGCAAAGGGGACATGGCTGAGAAGATTTTTGCCGAGCTCGAGCAGAGCGGTGGTTTTCTTCCTTTCAACGACCACAGTAGTCCTGCATCCATCCGAGATCGTTTTTCCATGAGCAAAAAAGCCTTCAAGCAAGGCATTGCGGCCCTCTACCGTCAGCGCCGCATCCAAATCACCGAGCGCGGCATCCAGCGGGTTTTGCAGTGA
- the rsmG gene encoding 16S rRNA (guanine(527)-N(7))-methyltransferase RsmG has product MEFIPTYFPDLNETQLQQLANLHGYLLEWNAKLNLVSRQDAENLEERHLLSSLAIAKFVSFPKGSRILDVGTGGGLPGLPLAIVFPECEFLLVDSVGKKIAAVRDMSTRLGLQNVEAKTTRVEELQRKFDFVTGRAVKALPLFMSWVIPRLKTGSEKGIEKGVIYLKGGDLSEEFKELGTEPSRRECLLNYFPKHDFFETKHVLHFPATDLLKTEIGKSLVPAPKRKRS; this is encoded by the coding sequence ATGGAATTCATTCCCACCTACTTTCCCGATCTTAACGAAACCCAACTGCAGCAGCTGGCAAACCTGCACGGCTACCTGCTGGAGTGGAATGCGAAGCTCAACCTCGTCTCTCGTCAGGATGCGGAGAACCTCGAAGAGCGCCACCTGCTGTCCTCACTCGCGATCGCAAAGTTTGTGTCTTTTCCGAAAGGCAGCCGCATTCTGGACGTGGGAACAGGTGGTGGATTGCCGGGGTTGCCTTTGGCGATTGTGTTTCCGGAGTGTGAGTTCCTGCTCGTCGACAGTGTCGGTAAAAAGATCGCTGCGGTGCGCGACATGTCCACACGACTCGGTCTGCAAAACGTGGAAGCCAAGACCACGCGCGTGGAGGAGCTGCAACGCAAGTTTGATTTTGTGACCGGACGTGCGGTGAAAGCACTGCCGTTGTTCATGTCATGGGTAATCCCACGCTTGAAGACTGGCTCCGAAAAGGGAATTGAAAAAGGGGTAATTTACCTCAAGGGAGGCGATCTGTCAGAAGAATTCAAGGAGCTGGGAACAGAGCCGAGCCGACGGGAATGCCTGCTGAACTATTTTCCAAAACACGATTTTTTTGAAACGAAACATGTGCTGCATTTTCCCGCAACCGATCTGTTGAAGACCGAAATCGGGAAATCCCTGGTGCCCGCTCCCAAACGCAAACGAAGCTAG